A stretch of DNA from Manis pentadactyla isolate mManPen7 chromosome 19, mManPen7.hap1, whole genome shotgun sequence:
CATAGGAAAAATGATTAGAAATAGATTGATGAATCTTTGGTTTTTTGAAATGTGATGGCTGTTAAAAAGACATGTATAAAATAGTTGGTTTAttcctaattttttctttctttttttttcaggtcCCAGGACAGTTTTTTTCTGGGCTCCAATTATGAAATGGGTAAGTCTTGAGTCTGCAGAagctactaaaaaaaaaactgtttaaaagGAGCTTATTAATTTGAAGTAACTTTTATAGAAGGAAGTACTTTTAAATGTACATGGTATGCCTTAAAATTACTTCATATAAATACTCTCAGATGTACCATTTTTATAGCATAAAGCATACCACCTACTTTAGCTTTTCTGAGCTCCTTAGATAAGAGGACTTTTGAGAACATATTTGTTAAAAAGCTTATCTTTGTGAGccttaggaaaataaaacttgagTATAAAGTTTTAAGACTAAAGCATAAAATTAGTTAGAACCCCCCAAATTAACTTTTATTACTAATTTAGAATGAGACCTGAAGATAATAGCATAAAGGTAGAGGTGAGGAAAGTTAATCTCAGAAAGCAGAAGGATTTGTCCAAGGGTGTATATTTGTATTTGGTAGGTGATAATCTAGGGATTCTGGCTCCAAGACCAGCGTTTTTACCTTATGCCAGGCTCCCATTCACAAAGTTCTTTCACTGAAGAGAAATCATTGTGTTGGCTGTTCCTAGCAAATCATTGATTTTATGTTGAAAGAGCCAGTTTGAGCCAATAGCGGTGCTTCTCAGAGTCACCCATCATTCTCAGCATTGTTATTACCCCAAACTTGTTAGGGATGCAGATTTCCGGGTCCCATCCCAGATATACTAAATCTGAAAACTCGGGATGGAGCCCAGTaataagccctccaggtgattctgatgaagTCTAAACTTTAAGGACTTCTGGTCTCAATATCCATGATATTATCTATGTTCACACAGatggcaaaaatcctcaacaaagtattagcaaaccaaatccaaaagtacatcaagaaggtcatccatcatgaccaagtgggatttattctagggatgcaaggatggtacaatattcgtaaATCATCAGTATCAtacacaacattaaaaaaaagattaataaaaaccacattatcatctaatacatgctgaaaaagcatttgacaaaattcaacatctattcatgataaaaactctcaacagaatagGCATAGAGggtacgtacctcaacataataaaggccatatatgacaaacccacagccaacatcatacttaacaaaaagctgaaagcttttcctctaagatggggaacaagacaaggatatctactctcaccactttttttcaacatactactggaggtcatagccacagcaatcagacaacacagagataaaaggtatccaaattggtaaggaagaagttaaactctcagtaTTTGCAGTTGACACGATGTACAtagaataccctaaagactccaccaaaaaacttctagaactaataactgaattcagaaaagttgcaggatacaaaattaatacacagaaatctgttgggttcctataaactaacaactagcagaaagagaaatcaggaaaacaactcaatttttAATTGCAtcgaaaagagtaaaatacctaggaatgaatctaaccaaggaggtgaaagactccACTCTGGAAACTACAATCAGATACTCATGAAACAAATTAAAGaatacaccaaaaaatggaaatctatcccatgctcattgacaggaagaactaatattgtcaaaatggccatcctgtccaaatagtttacagattcaatgcaatccctatcaaaataccaaaagcattcttcagtaaagtagaacaaatagttctaaaattcatatggaaccacaaaggaccccaaatagccaaagcaatcctgtgaaggaagaataaagctggggggacattatgctccctgacttcaagctctgctacaaagctacagtaatcaaaaccatttggtactggcacaagaacagacccatagatcaataaatggaacagaatagagagtacaaatataaaaccacacatacatagtcaatatatgataaaggagccatgaatatacatcGAGAAAAAGACAGCCTCAGAAACAACTGatgttgcaaaactggacagctacacataagaatgaaactggagtattgtctaattccatacacaaaagtaaactcaaaatggatcaaagacctgaatgtaagtcatgaaaccataaaactcatagaaaacatagacaaaaatctcttaaacatgagcaactttttcttgaacacatctccttgggcaaggaaaacaaaataaaaaatgaacaagtgggactacatcaaactaaaaagcttctgtacagcaaaggacaccatcagcagaacaaaaaggcaccctgtAGTAagagggaatatattcataagcaattcatctgataaagggttgacatccaaaatatataaagaactcatatgcctcaacacccaaaaaacaaatgaccttatcaaaaaatgggcagagcacctgagcagacacttgtccacagaagaaatacagatggccaacaggcacatgaaaagatgctccacatcactaatcatcagggaaatgcaaattaaaaccaccaagagatatcacctcacactagttaggatggccaacatccaaaagacaagaaataactaatgctggtgaggatgtagagaaaaggaaaccctcctacactgtttattgggactgcaaattggtgctagcgctgtggaaagcagtatggaggttcctcaaaaactaaaaatagaaataccatttgacccagtaattccactcccaggaatttacctgaagaaaacaaaatccctgatttgaagagatataggcacccctatgtttatcgccatgccgtttgcaatagccaagatatggaagcaacctgagtgtccattcatcaatagatgaatggataaagagatggtacatatacacaatggaatattattcagccataaaaagaaaagaaatcctcccatttgcaacaacatggatggatctagagagtattatgttcagtgaaataagtcaggcagagaaagacaaatactgtatgatttcacttatttgtggaatataaaaacaaagcaaaacagaaggaacaaaacagcattagactcatagacactgagaagtgactagtggttaccaagggggagataAGTGGATGGGGACAGGAGGAgaggaactgttgaaccactgtgatgtacatttgataaaattaaaaaactactGGTCTCCATGGTAGTCTGCTTTTTTTAACTGCAGTAAAATACACATAGAATTTCTCGCCTTAATTTACTGCTTTTTatagtgttaagtacattcacatcatTGTGCAGCCAATCTCCAGCACTCTTTGTCTTGCAAAACTAAAGCTCTGTGTTATTAATCAGCAGCTCTCTCCTCATCCCCTCCTCTACCCCAGCaccccaccattctactttctggctCCATAAATTTGACTTCAGGAATCACTAATTAGAATCAGACAGTATTTCTTCTTGTGCTTGACTTCACTTAACACAATGACCTTTAGGTTCATGCATGTCTatgtatttctttcctctttaagTCTGAAtgatattctgttgtatgtacaaaccacaatttatttatccattcatctgttggtggacgCCTGGGCTGCTTCTGCCTTTTGGCTATAGTGAACAGTGCTGCACAGATATCCATCCCACTCCCTGCCTTCAATtctggatcatgtggtaattctatattatttgaggaaccaccatagcTATTCCATAGGATgcactattttatattcccatcagcaattcacaagggttccagtttctccctgTGCTCTTCAACCTTGAGACTTTCACTGCTGTCTGATAATGGCagtcctaatgggtgtgaagtcgTGTCTCATTagggctttgatttgcatttctccaatttGGTTAgttatgctgagcatcttttcatgtgcttatgaccatttgtatatctttgaagaaatgtctattattaaagtcctttgcccatctttttaatcaagttattttttGTTGTGGAGTTGTAGTCTATTTTAATTATCTTAAATGTACTATTTTAAGTTGTTAGAACAATTCAGAAATTCAGTTGTAAATATAAGTAATTGAGAATGTTAGAGCTGGAATTGGCTGGCCCTCAATCTTACGGCCTTAGGCAAGTTACGTCTCTGCCAGTTTGCCTAAACTATAAAATGACAAGATTAGGATAGATTAGTGGTTAGGAACAGAGCAGTTCTTTACTATATTTATATGTTGCAAAAAGGTTCCATCaagtaaaaaaaagttttaatatatCATCTTTAATGGTTCTGCTCTAAACATTGAATAGTGtcgtgtgcaaaaaaaaaaaatactattgaaGGTATATTactatttcccttctcttcctaccAACACTGAAAATTATATAGTTATTATATACCTATATGGTACAGTTGATTGCTGAAGTATTGTTTCTAGCACCATTATTAAAAGAGTAAGAATGATTTAATTCATATGTAATAAATTTGGGGTCCTCTTTGACCTCAAATTTGCCAGTTTGGAGGTTTTTTGATTTTATCCTAGATTTTGTATTTTGAAACATTGACAGTATTATATACTTATAAGTGCTTATATACTTATACTTCTTGATTGTCTCCTTTAAAAACATCTATTTTAAGTTCATGTTGAAGCCATACATAGTCTCCTGATGACGGCACAGCCATAGAAACTTCCCTGTTTTATTCTCGGTAGGGAGACTTCTttgactaaatttttttaatgtacgtATTACTGTGTCCTCTTACCCCAGAGGATTTGATAATAGATGGTAGTCTATACATGACACATAACAATTACTGCTGCCAGTCATAAATGTTCTAGATTAACAATATTTAACTGTACTTCAGACATTTACTGTGGAGTCTGGCCACTTGTTGAAGCCAAATAATTAATCATAAAGATAAAACTAGATAATCCtaaaaaacaatatttataaatacttatataccttaaatattttattttagcttaGAGAATATAATATATTCTCCTCATTTGCCAATCATCTACTGTAAGGCCAAAGCTTTCAATTGTATATGTATCCACTGATTTTGAATTCCACATCTTCTTTCTTGGATGAATCACACCATATAGTGCATCCTATATAATTTCGTTTAGTTTTCTTTAAAGCAGAGCAAGTTCATAGACACTTTCATAAAAGTTTGAGAACAGAAACTGCTGGATTTTATGGTTTCCTGCACcctaatatttttatatctgcCTCAGTCACCCGTAACTTGACAGCAATTTTTTTAACAACTTGCCTTTATTCATCTTTCCCAAGCAGTCACTTTAATTTTCATAGAAATAACAACTCTCTTTTTGTACTTTACCTATTTACCCAATAGTtaattaaattatgtaaattaCATTTGAAGACAAACACAGTGACTTGACAAAAACACAACTCAGCTGGTGGGAACAAAAATGCATTAGGGTGATACAGAATTAACAGACCACTAGCCACAAGTATTCCACATGCCATGGGCATGTGTTAGCCTGTTTACAGAAGGAATGGAGATCACCGGCTCACCTGGGAAAAGTATTATGTGAAGGTCAGTTAGGAGAGCATCCTTTATTTTTGTTCATAGTCTTTGCACAGACTGGGTTACCTTAACTCTGAAACAACATACCATTTAATGTAgctaatttttctattttctccttagGAATGAGTCAGACTATTTTGGGATTATCCAATGCAGATTTTTAAAACCTATTTGCTTTCCAGCTAGAACTACTTCTGTAGATTAATTCACAGTTTAAAATCTTCAGGGCTTTGCCATCTAAAGCATTTTGGAATTTGGAATACTCTTTAGTGgtacttcatttctttaataCTCCTCTACAAATGTCAGATTTctagaaagaaatgaagggaaaaaaatgttgtaTACTATCTGAGGATTATTTACCCCACTCAGTGGAGGTAATCAGGTGCCAGAATCACAAACCTGGGcttcagacatttaaaaaacatttttttaattgatggaGACAATGGGAGCTAACTTGAGTCGCCTAAGATGCCAAACTGTCTGTATTGGGTTATTTAACACATTATCTTATACTTAAtcttcaacagaaaaaaatctgagAAGCAAATATTATCACCATTTTCCAGATAAGGGCAATTGAGTTTCCAAGAACAAGGTGGCTGAATATACTGTCTTTAGTTGAGGGGCAGAGTCAGGATTTTAACCCCCAGAGCTATTGACTCCAAAGCCTATGCTCTCAAACACTTATGTGTCTGCCTTTAACATAGCCACTGTGGATCTATCTATAATTGGTActgttttttgtgtgttaatgTTTTACACAGTCTCATGGTACACTCTAAGCAGTCTCTGAATCTACAGTTCTATTACTTGGACAAAGGTGAAAAGGATATAGAAACCATTATTCCTTTATCTCTGCTGCTCTAAAGATGTAAGCtactattatttttgttaataataTTTTACAGGCACTGTACTAAATACTCTCAAagaaaattatctcatttaatcatacATCACTTTTGCAAAGGATCTgtaatattctcattttatacatgaggaatTTAAGACTAGTGTTTTGTAACTtaaccaaagtcacacagctagtaagtaacaGAGATTAGATTCACAATGagatttttttaagataatttacaTGAGATTAGAGGGATGTAGAAATAGGAAAGGAGCTCAAGACCCCTGTGGGAGGGAACAATTACTAACATGTCCGAGAAAAATTGTGTGGACTGTGAGTATAAACAAAATCGAGGCCACTGACTTCTTCCAAAAGAGAATGCTAGAATAGCCTACCTTCTTTACAGATCTGTTCAAGCCACAATGTAATACGTGGACCCAGGAGAATAGTAGAAGTCAGTCCTTTCTTCCGTATACAATGGCAGTATTCCACCTGCAGAagtaaaacaatataaaacaggaaaacaCGTTGGGACCTGGAAGAAGAACATAAGGAGGGGTGATTTGGAAGCGTTTGGGAAGGAAATCCCAGGAATGCGGGTAAAAATTAAGGAGAAAAGTAATGTTGGCCATGGTTACCTCTGATTATACTCCTATATTTAAACATTTCCCCTTTGTAAAACAGAATCACTGCCTTTGAACTGTTGGCTTTATTAGTTTAAAATCATTTGGATTTGGGTTAAATTTGTGTATAAATTCACAGgtatatgtgttttttatttagGAGCAAAACCCTTTGCTGATTTATATTTTCCAGGCAAGAGCATCTTTTAGAAACTCAGTAAAACCTGAAAATAAGTTCTTAAAAACGTTGTCTAATGACGTATTTAGGATTTGATTTAGAGCACttgaagggaaaaagagaaagggaggaggggaggtggaGCGTATGTGGCAGTCGCAGCGAGTAGCCGACTCGGGGAGGGTAAGTAGGGGTTCTTGGGtaatttctctcattctgtgtaggtttgaatttttcattttattaaaaatcattttattatacattctaatctctGCAGTAGAGTAGCACGACTAATAATCTAGTGAAGACTCGTTACTAAACTTTCTGTGAGATGCCATCGGCAGGGAATGAGTGGCATGATTGCAAAAGACAGTGTTAAAAACACAGCCCTGAAGAAATGACCATGTACACTTGGACATTAAAGAAAATTTTCTAACCAAGAAACCAAATTAGAACTTTTCTGATATGTCCACTTTTAAAAAAGAGTAACACTGACAAAAATATTACTGACAAATTACCTTAAATAGCTTTCAGGCATCCACACCAGTGGTTCCAAACATGTACAaagaatatgaatatataaatttgTAAGTGAAGTGGCATTTGTAgaatacacacgcacacacacacaactgattTTCAAACACACAAGGCTGCCTAATATGgttaacaaaatataaattaattcagAGAGCATTCATGAATTTGTTGTAGCTTTTTGTGATGATATATACTTTCTTAGTGGTGGATACTAAAATTACAGCTACTATCATATGGAACTCTGAAACAGTTTGTGTTTTATTTAGAGCTAAGAATCATTACTCATGAGGCTCCTTCCTTTCTGTGTGTTACTGTGCGTTTCCAGGGGTTGGTGTGTGCTGGCTTGGCAGATATGGCCAGACCTGCGGAAAAGCTCAGCACGGCTCAGTCTGCTGTGTTAATGGCTACAGGTAAAATAAATGAGTATCTTCCATGTTCCATATAGGACATGGAATGTTCTTGTTTTGTCTTAACATCAGTTTATTTGATAGTTTGATGTTCTAAATACATGCACATGTACTCACACACAAAGGCATTAACAGTGTTACCTCTCGGGTGGTATTAGGTTATAAATGGAGGAGTCAGAGGAGGCTGACTGTGAATAAGTATCTGAGTGGGTTTTTGTTTTCCAAGTTTTGCCACAAGCATATTTAGTAGGAAAAAAAGTTGCAGTTAATATTCATTTGCCCTATAACAATTTCCCTTTGAAGTAAGAACTGAGTGTTTTGTGTAACACTGAATTATAGTGAGTTTATTAAAGACCCAGTATAGcatttctttgtcctttttccCACATTATGTTGTCATAGTCTTATTTATAGTTACTTTACCCTAATAGTAAATGTTGAGGTAAGATACTGCAGCAGTACCTgtgctcttttttaaaaagagtttgtTTCAACAGGGTTTATTTGGTCAAGATACTCACTTGTAATTATTCCCAAAAACTGGAGTCTGTTTGCTGTTAATTTCTTCGTCGGGGCAgcaggagcctctcagctcttcCGTATTTGGAGGTAAGCCTTCCTAAGGTATTAAAAGACCTTCTCAGAAGCCTCCCAGATGGCAGTACTTCACAGATCATGTTAAGGTAGGATGTCACTGAAATAGAAATTTAGTATTTCTAGAAAAGTCAAAGGGTTTTTGTTAAAGTGTTAAGCAGTATGTTACCTAGGTTTTAAATCTAACTGTATTATGTAGGTGGATAGCCCTTCTATAGAATCTCTTCTGTTAATGA
This window harbors:
- the MPC2 gene encoding mitochondrial pyruvate carrier 2 isoform X1; translated protein: MSAAGARGLRATYHRVLDKVELMLPEKLRPLYNHPAGPRTVFFWAPIMKWFVFYLELRIITHEAPSFLCVTVRFQGLVCAGLADMARPAEKLSTAQSAVLMATGFIWSRYSLVIIPKNWSLFAVNFFVGAAGASQLFRIWRYNQELKAKANE
- the MPC2 gene encoding mitochondrial pyruvate carrier 2 isoform X2 yields the protein MSAAGARGLRATYHRVLDKVELMLPEKLRPLYNHPAGPRTVFFWAPIMKWGLVCAGLADMARPAEKLSTAQSAVLMATGFIWSRYSLVIIPKNWSLFAVNFFVGAAGASQLFRIWRYNQELKAKANE